A stretch of the Aggregatibacter sp. HMT-949 genome encodes the following:
- a CDS encoding 3-phenylpropionate MFS transporter: MQIRPFYWLALSFLGYYCAYGVFLPFFPAWLRSQNYGEEMIGLVIGSAYIFRFVGGLLFSSLIQKAAHMIVSLRLLALASVLTAVAFSLFAHHFWLLFCVVGLFAAVNAAGMPIGDSLAATWQRQIGLDYGKVRLIGSLAFILGVVVFGGIIDSLGAENIVWMLTALLLFYTLIQLLKPAIAPQDETSEQGENRRIGFLALLKNPTTLRVMLAVGMIQGSHAAYYVYGTIYWTDIGLSVTQTGLLWGIGVGAEILLFFFSRRLFQNVSVSKLFYFSAAACVVRWAAFDYVREFTLILLLQLMHSLTYALCHYAVVRYITTRPQSHIAKLQGLYNGLSNGLLIALFSAIAGIIYPASPTITFLFMSAIAAVSFLLIPRKLEAFLMKQS, translated from the coding sequence ATGCAAATTCGTCCCTTTTATTGGCTCGCCTTGAGTTTCTTGGGTTATTACTGTGCCTACGGCGTGTTTTTGCCCTTCTTTCCTGCATGGTTAAGATCGCAAAACTATGGCGAAGAAATGATCGGGCTGGTCATCGGCAGCGCCTATATTTTCCGTTTTGTCGGCGGCTTATTATTTTCTTCGTTAATCCAAAAAGCCGCGCACATGATCGTCTCGCTACGCCTGCTCGCCCTTGCCAGCGTCTTGACGGCAGTGGCGTTCAGTTTGTTCGCGCATCATTTCTGGCTATTATTTTGCGTTGTCGGTTTATTTGCTGCAGTAAACGCGGCCGGAATGCCTATCGGCGATTCCCTTGCCGCCACTTGGCAACGCCAAATCGGGCTGGATTACGGCAAAGTGCGATTAATCGGTTCTTTGGCGTTTATTTTGGGCGTCGTGGTGTTCGGCGGAATAATCGACAGCCTCGGTGCGGAAAATATCGTATGGATGTTAACCGCTCTTTTGCTGTTCTATACTTTGATTCAATTATTAAAACCTGCCATTGCGCCACAAGACGAAACCTCGGAACAAGGCGAAAACCGTCGAATCGGCTTTTTAGCGCTACTGAAAAACCCGACAACTTTACGCGTAATGCTCGCCGTCGGCATGATTCAAGGTTCACACGCCGCCTATTATGTATATGGCACGATTTATTGGACCGATATTGGCCTTTCCGTCACACAAACCGGCTTGCTTTGGGGCATTGGGGTCGGCGCGGAAATTCTGTTATTTTTCTTTTCACGTCGTTTATTTCAAAACGTATCGGTCAGTAAATTGTTTTATTTCTCCGCCGCAGCCTGTGTCGTTCGTTGGGCGGCGTTTGATTACGTTCGGGAGTTCACTTTAATTCTATTATTACAACTGATGCACAGCCTTACTTACGCCCTGTGTCATTACGCTGTTGTGCGCTACATCACCACGCGACCGCAAAGTCACATCGCCAAATTACAAGGCTTATATAACGGCTTGTCAAACGGCCTTCTTATCGCGCTTTTCAGTGCGATTGCCGGCATAATTTACCCTGCATCGCCGACTATCACTTTTCTATTTATGAGCGCGATTGCCGCAGTCTCTTTCTTGCTAATTCCACGCAAGTTGGAGGCTTTCTTAATGAAACAATCTTAA
- a CDS encoding tRNA1(Val) (adenine(37)-N6)-methyltransferase, translating to MSGFTFKQFHINQQDCAMKVGTDGILLGAWADVTNCRRILDMGCGTGLLALMLAQRSAPDCQIHAVELDPAAAQQAQQNINDSPWRHRIELHQGDVLHFLAETASPFDLIVANPPYFAQGVHCKNAQRQLARYMQQCHSDWLNRAAQRLSSNGEISFVVPFEAVKSLMDSAELHCVKQTAVMTKIGKTPRRMLITFAKQSRALRQDELVIYDEHHQYTAEFVALTKDFYLKF from the coding sequence ATGAGCGGATTTACCTTTAAACAGTTTCATATCAATCAACAAGACTGCGCGATGAAGGTCGGCACTGACGGCATTTTGCTCGGCGCTTGGGCGGATGTCACGAACTGTCGAAGAATATTGGATATGGGCTGCGGCACGGGATTGTTGGCGTTGATGCTGGCACAGCGCAGTGCGCCAGATTGTCAGATTCATGCGGTGGAACTCGATCCCGCCGCGGCGCAACAAGCGCAACAAAATATCAACGACTCTCCTTGGCGGCACCGCATTGAACTGCATCAGGGCGATGTATTGCATTTTTTGGCCGAGACCGCTTCCCCCTTTGATTTAATTGTGGCTAATCCGCCTTATTTTGCGCAAGGCGTGCACTGTAAAAATGCGCAACGGCAACTGGCGCGTTATATGCAACAATGTCATTCGGATTGGTTAAATCGGGCTGCACAACGATTATCGTCGAACGGAGAAATAAGTTTTGTCGTGCCTTTCGAGGCGGTAAAAAGCCTGATGGATTCGGCCGAACTGCATTGCGTGAAGCAGACCGCGGTCATGACTAAAATCGGCAAAACGCCGCGGCGAATGTTAATCACTTTCGCCAAACAGTCGCGAGCGTTAAGGCAAGACGAATTGGTGATTTACGACGAACACCATCAATACACCGCAGAATTTGTCGCATTGACGAAGGATTTTTATTTGAAATTTTAA
- a CDS encoding septation protein A, with the protein MKQLLDFIPLILFFVTYKLGGVREAAIVLVIATIAQLIILKWKYGAIEKQQKIMAGAVVFFGLLTAYFNELRYLQWKVTLINGLFAVVLLVAQFQFNTPLVKKLLGKDIQLPEKAWNRLNLGWATFFIICMLTNIYISQNMSEEAWVDFKSFGLIGMTLIATLISGAYIYRFLSQHEQKNEGNNRKGEQ; encoded by the coding sequence ATGAAGCAACTACTTGATTTTATTCCATTAATTTTATTTTTTGTAACCTATAAATTAGGTGGCGTACGCGAAGCAGCGATAGTATTGGTTATCGCCACGATTGCGCAACTGATCATATTGAAATGGAAATATGGCGCCATTGAAAAACAACAAAAAATAATGGCCGGCGCAGTAGTTTTCTTCGGTCTGCTTACCGCCTATTTCAACGAACTGCGCTATTTACAATGGAAAGTCACCCTTATCAATGGGTTATTCGCTGTCGTATTATTGGTGGCACAGTTTCAATTTAACACGCCTTTAGTAAAAAAATTACTCGGTAAAGACATTCAATTGCCGGAAAAAGCCTGGAATAGACTCAATCTCGGCTGGGCGACATTCTTTATTATTTGTATGTTAACCAACATTTATATCAGCCAAAATATGTCGGAAGAAGCTTGGGTGGATTTCAAATCTTTCGGCTTAATCGGAATGACGCTGATCGCCACGCTTATTTCCGGCGCCTATATTTATCGATTTTTGTCGCAACACGAACAAAAAAACGAAGGAAACAATCGTAAAGGAGAGCAATAA
- the prmA gene encoding 50S ribosomal protein L11 methyltransferase: protein MAWIQIRLNSTNEKAEKISDFLEEIGAVSVTFMDSRDTPIFEPLPGETRLWGNTDVIALFDAETDMAEIVGLLKQAGHLEDGAAYKIEQIEDKDWAREWMDNFHPMQFGKRLWICPSWREVPEPNEVNVMLDPGLAFGTGTHPTTALCLEWLDGLDLQDKTVIDFGCGSGILAIAALKLGAKSAIGIDIDPQAILASRNNAQQNGVADHLQLFLSDEKPANLKADVVVANILAGPLKELYPLISCLVKENGDLGLSGILETQAQSVCDAYAQTFDLEEVAVREEWCRITGKLKSL, encoded by the coding sequence ATGGCTTGGATTCAAATTCGCTTAAACAGCACGAATGAAAAAGCAGAAAAAATAAGTGATTTTTTAGAGGAAATCGGTGCCGTTTCCGTCACGTTTATGGACAGTCGAGATACGCCGATTTTCGAACCGCTGCCGGGCGAAACCCGTCTGTGGGGCAATACCGACGTCATCGCGCTTTTTGATGCGGAAACCGATATGGCGGAAATCGTCGGCTTATTAAAACAGGCGGGCCATTTAGAGGATGGCGCGGCATATAAAATCGAGCAAATCGAAGACAAAGATTGGGCACGCGAATGGATGGATAACTTCCATCCTATGCAGTTCGGTAAACGTTTATGGATCTGTCCGAGCTGGCGTGAAGTTCCCGAGCCAAATGAAGTGAATGTGATGCTCGATCCCGGCTTGGCCTTCGGTACCGGCACACACCCAACCACCGCACTTTGCTTAGAATGGTTAGATGGTTTGGATTTACAGGACAAAACGGTGATCGACTTCGGCTGCGGTTCCGGTATTTTGGCCATCGCCGCGCTGAAACTCGGCGCCAAAAGCGCAATCGGCATTGATATTGATCCGCAAGCGATTCTTGCCAGTCGTAACAATGCGCAACAAAACGGTGTTGCGGATCACTTGCAACTTTTTTTATCCGACGAAAAACCGGCGAATCTTAAAGCGGACGTTGTAGTCGCCAATATTTTAGCCGGCCCATTAAAAGAACTTTATCCGCTAATTAGCTGCTTGGTGAAAGAAAACGGCGATTTGGGCTTGTCCGGTATTTTAGAAACGCAAGCTCAATCCGTCTGCGATGCTTACGCCCAAACCTTTGATTTGGAAGAGGTCGCGGTACGTGAGGAATGGTGCCGAATTACGGGCAAGTTAAAATCGCTTTAA
- the fis gene encoding DNA-binding transcriptional regulator Fis: MLEQQRSPSEALTVSVLNSQSQVTNKPLRDSVKQALRNYLSQLDGQDVNDLYELVLVEVEHPMLDMVMQYTRGNQTRAANMLGINRGTLRKKLKKYGMGG, encoded by the coding sequence ATGTTAGAACAACAACGTAGTCCGTCTGAAGCATTAACCGTTTCAGTGTTAAACTCTCAATCACAAGTCACCAACAAACCGTTACGTGATTCCGTAAAACAAGCATTACGCAATTACTTATCTCAATTAGACGGGCAAGATGTGAATGATCTTTACGAATTAGTATTGGTAGAAGTCGAACATCCAATGTTAGACATGGTGATGCAATACACACGCGGTAACCAAACCCGCGCAGCGAATATGCTTGGCATTAACCGCGGCACCTTACGCAAAAAATTAAAAAAATATGGTATGGGCGGCTAA
- the srmB gene encoding ATP-dependent RNA helicase SrmB, with product MNLSQFEQFDLSPELLKALDQKGYVRPTAIQTKAIPAAMEERDVLGSAPTGTGKTVAFLLPALQHLLDYPRRKPGPPRVLVLTPTRELAMQVAEQAQQLAQFSRLDIATITGGVAYQNHGEVFNSNQDLVVATPGRLLQYIKEENFDCRSVEILIFDEADRMLQMGFGQDAEKIAAETRWRKQTLLFSATLEGELLTDFAERLLNDPVKAEAQPSRRERKKINQWYYHADSREHKIKLLARFVETEQVSRGIVFVRRREDARELSETLRKRGIRSAYLEGDMAQTQRNNAIDKLKSGIVTLLVATDVAARGIDIDDVSHVMNFDLPYSADTYLHRIGRTARAGKKGTAVSFVEAHDYKLLGKIKRYTEEILKARILEGLEPRTKAPKDGEIKSVSKKQKMRIKEKREEKKKVEAKKKVKIRHKDTKNIGKRRKPSGSKKI from the coding sequence ATGAATTTATCCCAATTTGAACAATTCGATCTTTCCCCCGAGCTTTTAAAAGCACTCGACCAAAAGGGCTACGTTCGTCCGACTGCGATCCAAACGAAAGCCATTCCGGCGGCTATGGAAGAACGCGATGTATTAGGTTCGGCGCCCACCGGGACGGGCAAAACCGTTGCCTTTTTATTGCCGGCATTACAACATTTGTTGGATTATCCACGCCGTAAACCGGGCCCGCCACGCGTTTTAGTGCTCACCCCAACGCGCGAGCTGGCCATGCAAGTGGCGGAGCAAGCGCAACAGCTGGCACAGTTCAGCCGTTTAGATATCGCAACCATCACCGGCGGCGTAGCCTATCAAAATCACGGCGAAGTATTTAATTCCAACCAAGATTTGGTGGTAGCAACGCCGGGACGTTTATTGCAATACATTAAGGAAGAAAATTTCGATTGTCGTTCAGTAGAAATATTAATTTTCGACGAGGCGGATCGTATGTTGCAAATGGGCTTCGGGCAGGATGCGGAAAAAATTGCGGCGGAAACCCGTTGGCGTAAGCAAACATTGCTATTTTCCGCGACGCTTGAAGGCGAATTGTTGACAGATTTTGCCGAACGTTTGCTCAACGATCCGGTGAAAGCGGAAGCGCAACCGAGTCGTCGTGAACGCAAAAAAATCAATCAATGGTATTACCACGCTGATAGTCGGGAACACAAGATCAAATTGCTCGCACGCTTCGTCGAAACAGAACAAGTAAGCCGCGGTATAGTGTTCGTACGTCGTCGCGAAGACGCACGCGAGCTTTCCGAAACTTTGCGTAAACGCGGCATTCGTTCCGCCTATTTAGAAGGTGACATGGCGCAAACGCAACGCAATAACGCCATTGATAAATTAAAATCAGGCATCGTAACGCTACTGGTGGCGACGGATGTGGCGGCGCGCGGCATTGATATTGACGATGTCAGCCATGTGATGAACTTCGACTTACCGTACAGCGCGGATACCTATCTGCACCGCATTGGACGCACGGCACGCGCCGGTAAAAAAGGCACCGCAGTATCTTTTGTGGAAGCGCACGATTATAAGTTGCTCGGTAAAATCAAACGTTACACGGAAGAAATTCTAAAAGCGCGAATTTTGGAAGGCTTGGAACCTCGTACTAAAGCACCGAAAGACGGCGAAATAAAATCGGTTTCCAAAAAACAAAAAATGCGTATTAAAGAAAAACGCGAAGAAAAGAAAAAAGTCGAGGCGAAGAAAAAAGTGAAAATACGCCATAAAGACACGAAAAATATCGGTAAACGACGCAAGCCGAGCGGATCAAAAAAAATTTAG
- a CDS encoding DMT family transporter, producing MIYQIIALLIWSSSLIVGKMTYSMMDPVLVVQSRLIIAAIFVLPLFLRHWKKIDKSMRKQLRWLAFFNYTAVFLLQFIGLKYTSAASAVTMIGLEPLLVVFIGHFFFKDRARGLHWLFGAMAFLGVAIMINGGQHHDGINDISLFGCLLVLVAGIIFAGVLRWTQNVVARVSNQAYTSTTIVLGCLITLPFTLLLTESWRIEWDFYGVIGLFYLAIGCSWLAFWLWNKGLNSVDANLSGILVALEPLFGILFAVALLGESLSTLSTLGIALIMLATIGSALLPKLLKK from the coding sequence ATGATTTACCAAATTATCGCTTTGCTCATTTGGAGCAGCTCATTAATCGTCGGCAAAATGACATATTCCATGATGGATCCCGTGCTGGTGGTACAATCGCGCCTAATTATCGCAGCGATTTTTGTGCTGCCACTATTTCTGCGACACTGGAAAAAAATTGATAAATCAATGCGCAAACAACTCCGGTGGCTGGCATTTTTCAATTACACCGCCGTTTTTTTGCTGCAATTTATTGGCTTGAAATACACTTCCGCCGCCAGTGCGGTTACGATGATCGGTTTGGAACCGTTGCTGGTGGTTTTCATCGGGCATTTCTTTTTTAAAGACCGCGCTCGCGGGCTCCATTGGCTGTTCGGCGCGATGGCCTTTTTAGGCGTAGCGATAATGATTAACGGCGGGCAACATCATGACGGCATCAATGACATTAGTCTGTTCGGCTGTTTACTGGTATTAGTCGCCGGCATTATTTTCGCCGGTGTATTGCGCTGGACTCAAAACGTCGTGGCGCGCGTATCCAACCAAGCCTACACTTCAACCACCATCGTACTAGGCTGTCTAATCACCCTGCCGTTCACTTTGCTTTTAACCGAAAGTTGGCGAATTGAATGGGACTTTTACGGCGTCATCGGTTTATTTTATCTTGCCATCGGTTGCAGCTGGCTGGCATTTTGGCTCTGGAATAAAGGTTTAAACAGCGTAGATGCGAATCTTTCCGGCATTTTGGTGGCGTTGGAACCACTGTTTGGAATTTTATTTGCGGTAGCCTTGCTCGGCGAAAGTCTTTCGACGCTATCCACCCTCGGCATCGCCCTTATTATGCTCGCCACCATTGGCTCGGCGTTACTGCCAAAATTGTTGAAAAAATAG
- a CDS encoding transglycosylase SLT domain-containing protein, whose amino-acid sequence MKKPLLISLALLTAFTQSTQANQAKQEYAENTNLASQQSQWRQKQQTAELKRLQQRATFLQFENLLKSALKNQRVAANKPIFLQLLHALEGYPLQQDAWAAYFDAQIKQITPNTSRDETIALKNELEAYINEHPSHFLHARLQQNILTLLNNADAPELVDYAKKIKPQSLAIQVAALNMEYRLTEQSQDNAQSNQTRQNEILQRFGALWLANGELTDDAPLWAQWNASGSRTAGNIIQKAQNLFAQNDLKGLQRLAKESERAGNTQEDSGISADLQRLVNLLKNPANLKALADKSPLSENDYTRYQFAVVQGFNRYLYSMPENIDEPNFTPYEQWAQTWRLSDAQIRDWKIAFLNRFFDNPSQNFQHWRDVEILKLAADNLIERRLRMAIWQKTDLQPWLNALSQEGKAKQEWRYWLAKTNKSKTHEMLSALAKERGFYPMLAATTLMQNELALQHRIEVASLADKNAQNEIADKYRAALLEIDELRQLDRLGAAKQRWRFLLENLPPENKQAMQIALSEYANQQNWFDLGVDGSIIAQAKENIALRLPNAYSDYFDIALNTPTHARSISKTFAMAIARQESAWNPMAQSSANARGLMQLLPGTAQVTADNNQLPYQSEQDLFKPLNNILLGTAHLNELNTKYPDNRILIAAAYNAGASRVEKWLARADGKLAMDEFIASIPFFETRGYVQNVLTYDFYYQLLQRKENPQTFSKAEFDRLY is encoded by the coding sequence ATGAAAAAACCTCTCCTTATTTCCCTCGCGCTTCTTACCGCGTTTACGCAATCAACACAAGCCAACCAAGCGAAGCAAGAATACGCCGAGAATACTAACTTAGCGAGCCAACAAAGCCAATGGCGACAAAAGCAACAAACGGCGGAATTAAAACGGCTGCAACAGCGTGCGACTTTTTTACAGTTTGAAAATCTGCTGAAAAGCGCGCTCAAAAATCAACGCGTTGCCGCAAACAAGCCGATTTTTCTGCAACTGTTACACGCGCTTGAAGGCTATCCGCTGCAACAAGACGCTTGGGCGGCATATTTCGACGCTCAAATTAAACAAATAACGCCGAATACTTCTCGAGATGAAACAATTGCGCTCAAAAATGAGCTGGAAGCTTATATTAACGAACATCCGAGCCATTTTCTGCACGCACGTTTGCAACAAAATATTCTCACGCTGCTGAATAATGCCGATGCGCCGGAATTAGTGGACTATGCAAAAAAAATCAAACCGCAAAGTTTGGCGATACAAGTCGCCGCATTGAATATGGAATATCGGCTCACCGAACAATCTCAAGACAACGCTCAATCGAATCAAACTCGGCAGAACGAGATTTTGCAACGCTTTGGTGCGCTTTGGCTGGCTAACGGTGAATTGACCGACGACGCGCCGCTTTGGGCGCAATGGAATGCCAGCGGTAGTAGAACCGCGGGCAATATTATTCAAAAAGCGCAAAATCTGTTCGCTCAAAATGATCTTAAAGGGTTACAACGCTTGGCAAAAGAATCTGAACGCGCGGGCAATACGCAAGAAGATTCGGGCATTTCGGCAGATTTACAACGTTTGGTGAATTTGCTGAAAAATCCGGCGAATTTAAAAGCGCTGGCAGATAAATCACCGCTTAGCGAAAATGACTATACGCGCTATCAATTTGCCGTCGTACAAGGCTTTAATCGCTATTTATACAGCATGCCGGAAAATATCGACGAGCCAAATTTCACGCCTTATGAACAATGGGCGCAAACTTGGCGATTAAGCGATGCGCAAATTCGCGACTGGAAAATTGCTTTTCTCAACCGCTTTTTTGATAACCCAAGCCAGAATTTTCAACACTGGCGCGATGTGGAGATCTTAAAACTGGCTGCAGATAACTTAATTGAACGCCGCCTGCGCATGGCCATTTGGCAAAAAACGGATTTACAACCTTGGCTGAACGCCTTGTCGCAAGAAGGCAAAGCGAAGCAAGAATGGCGTTATTGGTTGGCGAAAACGAATAAGTCAAAAACGCACGAAATGTTAAGCGCGCTGGCCAAAGAACGCGGTTTTTATCCGATGTTGGCCGCCACGACATTAATGCAAAATGAACTCGCTCTACAGCACCGCATTGAAGTGGCGTCATTAGCGGATAAAAACGCGCAAAACGAGATCGCCGATAAGTATCGTGCGGCTTTGTTAGAAATCGATGAACTGCGTCAACTGGATCGTCTTGGCGCAGCCAAACAACGTTGGCGTTTTTTATTGGAAAATCTGCCGCCAGAAAACAAACAAGCGATGCAAATCGCCTTGAGCGAATACGCGAATCAGCAAAATTGGTTCGATTTGGGCGTGGACGGGTCGATTATCGCGCAAGCCAAAGAAAATATTGCACTCCGTTTGCCAAATGCCTACAGCGATTATTTCGATATTGCGTTGAACACGCCAACGCACGCTCGATCTATCAGCAAAACCTTTGCGATGGCGATTGCGCGGCAAGAAAGCGCCTGGAACCCGATGGCGCAGTCGTCTGCGAATGCGCGGGGGTTGATGCAATTGTTGCCGGGCACCGCACAAGTTACAGCGGATAATAATCAATTACCGTATCAAAGTGAGCAGGATTTGTTCAAACCACTGAATAATATTTTGCTCGGCACCGCGCATTTGAACGAGTTAAACACGAAGTATCCCGATAACCGCATTTTGATTGCAGCAGCCTACAATGCGGGGGCGAGTCGGGTGGAAAAATGGTTGGCGCGTGCCGATGGCAAATTGGCAATGGACGAATTCATTGCGTCGATTCCTTTTTTTGAAACGCGCGGTTATGTGCAAAACGTATTAACATACGATTTTTACTACCAACTTTTACAACGTAAAGAAAATCCACAAACTTTTAGCAAAGCCGAATTTGATCGGCTATACTAA
- the yciA gene encoding acyl-CoA thioester hydrolase YciA, whose translation MISNFIDNNGRQSKGVLLLRTLAMPSDTNANGDIFGGWIMSQMDMGGAILAKEIAHGRVVTVAVERMNFIKPISVGDVVCCYGQCLKVGRSSIKIKVEVWVKKVASEPFGERYCVTDAVFTFVAVDNQGKSRTIPREGNHELESALAAIQEYEAQQPHC comes from the coding sequence ATGATCTCGAATTTTATTGACAACAATGGTCGCCAATCGAAAGGCGTTTTATTACTACGCACCCTTGCCATGCCCTCCGACACTAATGCCAACGGCGATATTTTTGGCGGCTGGATTATGTCGCAAATGGATATGGGCGGTGCGATTTTAGCCAAAGAAATCGCTCACGGACGCGTGGTCACCGTTGCCGTGGAACGGATGAACTTCATCAAGCCGATTTCCGTCGGCGACGTAGTATGCTGCTACGGACAATGCCTAAAAGTCGGTCGGTCGTCGATTAAAATCAAAGTGGAAGTCTGGGTCAAAAAAGTCGCCAGCGAACCGTTCGGCGAGCGTTATTGCGTCACTGATGCAGTATTCACTTTCGTGGCCGTGGATAATCAAGGCAAATCCCGTACCATCCCGCGCGAAGGCAACCACGAATTGGAAAGCGCCTTAGCGGCGATTCAAGAATACGAAGCGCAACAACCGCATTGTTAA
- the dusB gene encoding tRNA dihydrouridine synthase DusB, with amino-acid sequence MRIGPYPLKNRVLLAPMAGITDKPFRRLCAHYGAGLTFSEMMSANPQLWHTEKSKLRLAHSDELGFNAVQIAGSEPLEMARAAVANVESGAQIIDINMGCPAKKVNRKLAGSALLQFPELVENILREVVKAVDVPVTLKIRTGWNKSNRNCVQIGKIAEQSGIQALTIHGRTRECLFKGEAEYDNIRAVKQAVSIPVIANGDIDCAAKAKQVLDYTGADAIMIGRAALGNPWLFQAVESLIERDTIIQTPSLSEKCAQILRHIQELHQFYGASKGYRIARKHIAWYLQEIRPGSVFRQTFNAINDPQEQLIVLEDFLNSILDKARC; translated from the coding sequence ATGCGCATCGGTCCTTACCCATTAAAAAATCGTGTTTTACTAGCACCGATGGCGGGCATTACCGATAAACCTTTCCGCCGTCTTTGTGCCCATTACGGCGCGGGATTGACCTTCTCCGAAATGATGTCCGCCAATCCGCAACTTTGGCATACAGAAAAATCCAAATTGCGTTTGGCGCATAGCGATGAATTGGGCTTCAATGCGGTGCAGATCGCAGGTTCCGAGCCGTTGGAAATGGCGCGAGCTGCAGTGGCGAATGTGGAATCTGGTGCGCAAATCATCGACATCAATATGGGCTGTCCTGCCAAAAAGGTAAATCGCAAACTTGCCGGCTCGGCATTGTTGCAGTTTCCCGAATTGGTGGAAAACATTCTGCGCGAAGTCGTCAAGGCGGTCGATGTGCCGGTAACCTTGAAAATTCGCACGGGCTGGAATAAATCTAATCGAAACTGCGTGCAAATCGGCAAAATTGCAGAACAATCCGGTATTCAGGCTTTAACCATTCACGGACGGACGCGAGAATGTCTTTTTAAAGGGGAAGCGGAATACGACAATATTCGCGCGGTCAAACAAGCCGTTTCGATCCCGGTGATTGCCAACGGCGATATTGATTGCGCGGCAAAAGCAAAACAGGTGCTTGATTACACCGGCGCCGATGCAATTATGATCGGACGTGCCGCGTTAGGCAATCCTTGGCTGTTTCAAGCAGTGGAAAGCTTAATTGAACGCGATACGATCATTCAAACACCAAGTTTAAGTGAAAAATGCGCTCAAATTTTGCGCCATATTCAAGAATTACACCAATTCTACGGCGCCTCAAAAGGCTACCGCATCGCCCGCAAACACATAGCTTGGTACTTACAGGAAATTCGACCTGGTTCCGTTTTTAGACAGACTTTTAACGCAATAAATGATCCGCAGGAACAACTTATTGTGTTGGAAGATTTTTTAAATTCAATTTTGGATAAAGCAAGATGTTAG
- the trpR gene encoding trp operon repressor, translating into MYISRNLAQWNAFLAMLRTAFEQGKAQELLTLLLTPDERDAVGLRLQIVSQLLKQDLSQREIQQNLNTSAATITRGSNMIKTMDPDFMQWVKRHLDGIETN; encoded by the coding sequence ATGTATATCAGTCGTAACTTAGCGCAGTGGAACGCATTTCTCGCAATGCTACGAACCGCTTTTGAACAAGGTAAAGCGCAAGAACTTTTAACTTTGCTTCTCACGCCTGACGAACGCGATGCTGTAGGATTGCGCTTACAGATCGTCTCACAACTATTAAAACAGGACTTATCGCAACGTGAAATCCAACAAAATCTGAATACCAGCGCAGCGACGATTACGCGCGGTTCAAATATGATTAAAACGATGGATCCGGATTTTATGCAGTGGGTGAAGCGGCATCTTGATGGCATTGAAACGAATTAA
- a CDS encoding YciI family protein: MYYVIFAQDIPDTLEKRLAVRERHLARLTQLQAEGRLLTAGPNPAIDAENPGEAGFSGSTVIAQFDNLLAAKDWAAQDPYVEAGVYGEVIVKPFKKVF; the protein is encoded by the coding sequence ATGTATTACGTGATTTTTGCACAAGATATCCCCGACACCTTGGAAAAGCGCCTCGCTGTACGCGAACGGCATTTAGCGCGCTTAACTCAATTACAAGCGGAAGGCCGTTTACTCACGGCCGGCCCGAATCCGGCCATTGACGCCGAAAATCCGGGCGAAGCCGGCTTTAGCGGCTCCACCGTGATCGCCCAATTCGATAACTTACTCGCTGCCAAAGATTGGGCGGCGCAAGATCCTTATGTGGAAGCCGGCGTTTACGGTGAAGTGATCGTCAAACCGTTTAAAAAAGTCTTTTAA